In one Pygocentrus nattereri isolate fPygNat1 chromosome 21, fPygNat1.pri, whole genome shotgun sequence genomic region, the following are encoded:
- the rap1ab gene encoding ras-related protein rap1ab, with protein sequence MREYKLVVLGSGGVGKSALTVQFVQGIFVEKYDPTIEDSYRKQVEVDGQQCMLEILDTAGTEQFTAMRDLYMKNGQGFALVYSITAQSTFNDLQDLREQILRVKDTEDVPMILVGNKCDLEDERVVGKEQGQNLARQWNSCAFLESSAKSKINVLDIFYDLVRQINRKTPVEKKKAKKKSNCALL encoded by the exons ATGCGTGAATACAAGCTTGTGGTGCTGGGCTCTGGAGGAGTGGGCAAGTCTGCACTA ACAGTACAGTTTGTCCAGGGAATCTTTGTGGAGAAATATGACCCCACAATAGAAGACTCGTACAGAAAG CAAGTCGAAGTGGATGGGCAGCAGTGCATGTTGGAGATCCTAGATACAGCAGGCACA GAGCAGTTCACAGCAATGAGGGACCTGTACATGAAGAATGGTCAGGGATTTGCTCTCGTATACTCTATCACAGCACAGTCCACCTTCAATGACCTGCAGGATCTACGAGAACAGATCCTACGGGTAAAGGACACTGAAGAT GTGCCGATGATCCTGGTTGGTAATAAGTGTGATCTGGAGGATGAGCGAGTTGTGGGGAAGGAGCAGGGTCAGAATCTGGCCCGCCAGTGGAACAGCTGTGCCTTTTTAGAGTCTTCAGCCAAATCAAAGATCAATGTCCTTGAT ATCTTTTATGACTTGgtcagacagataaatagaaaaACACCTGTGGAAAAGAAGAAAGCGAAAAAGAAATCCAACTGTGCGCTTCTGTAG